A DNA window from Maribellus comscasis contains the following coding sequences:
- a CDS encoding TIM-barrel domain-containing protein — protein sequence MKNILTVILITFISISCSKRNWEAGSNGIILYPSGAKTNAAKAILVSPVDEEIIKVSASATKTFSTEKSLIVLPDTKPVEFEVKEEKDKLIVSTSKTKIEISKTTGEIQFSDENGNLLLEEKQGGGKSLKEMEVDGVEGYIVQQVFESSEDEAIYGLGQHQADEINYKGKNEELFQYNTKVSVPFIVSTKNYGLLWDNYSFSRFGDPRPYGQIDQFKLFNANGNEGSLTATYIDNTNNDHIFTTRDESTIDYENLETIEKFPEGFHFNHAKITWEGELQPEESGIFRFLLYYAGYTKIWIDGQLMADKWRTAWNPSVAKFQWDMKAGKRYKLKLEWIPDGGVSYIGLKALSPVPANQQDDISFFSEMGDQIDYYFMKGNSIDEVISKYRKLTGKAQVMPKWAMGFWQSRERYKTQDELINTLKEFRKRHIPIDNIVQDWSYWPVDKWGSHEFEKARFPDPVGMIKTIHDNNAKILISVWPKFYIGTEHYNEFEKKGWIYKQAVKDSIRDWIYPGYPGSFYDAYNEEARKLFWEQIDEHLYEKGIDAWWLDATEPDILSNASIEYRKQLMNPTALGPSTKYFNAFALMNAKGIYEGQREKNPNDRVFILTRSGFAGMQRYGTTTWSGDIGTCWEDFKAQIPAGINFSMSGLPYWTMDIGGFSVQKKFEQATEGSKEMDEWRELNTRWYQFGAFVPLFRVHGQFPYREIWNLAPESHPAYKSMLYYNKLRYRLMPYIYSLTGAVYHNDYTIMRGLAMDFPFDKRVQNIGDEYMFGPSLLVCPVYEYKARKRDVYFPNNGGWFNLYTGEYYAGGQKVNTEAPYERMPLFVREGSIIPVGPEIEYTSQKKDAPIDIYVYAGQDASFNLYEDEGTNYDYEKGEFSTISFNYSEKEKVLTILSREGKFDGMIPTRVFRIKVITRNKPLPFLSEDGVAKTVTYEGKEIKIQLL from the coding sequence ATGAAGAATATTTTGACAGTTATTCTAATAACATTTATAAGTATTTCGTGCTCAAAAAGAAACTGGGAAGCAGGCAGCAACGGTATAATTTTATATCCTTCTGGTGCAAAAACAAATGCGGCAAAAGCTATCCTTGTTTCACCTGTTGACGAAGAAATCATAAAAGTTTCAGCTTCAGCAACAAAAACATTTAGTACCGAGAAAAGCCTGATTGTTTTACCCGATACAAAACCGGTTGAATTTGAGGTAAAAGAAGAAAAAGATAAACTGATTGTTTCAACTTCAAAAACAAAAATTGAAATTTCAAAAACAACAGGAGAAATACAATTCTCAGACGAGAACGGAAATCTTCTTCTTGAGGAAAAACAAGGCGGAGGGAAAAGCTTAAAAGAAATGGAAGTTGACGGAGTAGAAGGATACATTGTTCAACAGGTTTTTGAATCATCGGAAGATGAAGCCATTTACGGTCTGGGGCAGCACCAGGCCGACGAAATAAACTACAAGGGAAAAAACGAAGAACTGTTTCAGTACAACACGAAAGTATCGGTTCCATTTATCGTTTCAACAAAAAACTACGGACTACTTTGGGATAATTATTCATTTTCACGCTTTGGTGATCCGCGCCCCTACGGTCAAATTGATCAGTTCAAACTGTTTAATGCCAATGGCAACGAAGGGAGCTTAACAGCAACTTATATCGACAACACCAATAACGACCATATTTTTACAACGCGTGATGAATCGACGATAGATTATGAAAACCTGGAAACAATAGAAAAATTTCCGGAAGGATTTCACTTTAACCATGCCAAAATTACCTGGGAAGGAGAACTCCAGCCTGAAGAATCAGGCATTTTCCGTTTTCTTTTGTATTACGCAGGTTATACAAAAATATGGATCGACGGCCAGTTAATGGCAGATAAGTGGCGGACCGCCTGGAATCCTTCGGTAGCAAAATTTCAGTGGGATATGAAAGCCGGGAAAAGATACAAATTGAAACTGGAATGGATTCCGGATGGAGGAGTTTCATATATCGGATTAAAAGCACTTTCACCGGTTCCTGCAAACCAACAGGATGATATCTCCTTCTTTTCTGAAATGGGGGATCAAATCGATTACTATTTTATGAAAGGAAATTCAATCGACGAAGTTATCAGCAAATACAGAAAGCTGACAGGCAAGGCACAGGTGATGCCCAAGTGGGCAATGGGATTCTGGCAAAGTCGCGAAAGATACAAAACCCAGGATGAACTGATCAACACCTTAAAAGAGTTTAGAAAAAGACATATTCCGATAGACAACATTGTGCAGGACTGGTCGTACTGGCCGGTAGATAAATGGGGAAGTCACGAATTTGAAAAAGCTCGTTTTCCCGATCCTGTAGGAATGATTAAAACAATACATGACAACAACGCAAAGATTTTAATTTCGGTATGGCCAAAATTTTATATCGGAACAGAACATTATAACGAATTTGAAAAAAAGGGGTGGATATATAAACAAGCCGTTAAGGACAGCATTCGCGACTGGATTTACCCGGGTTATCCTGGTTCGTTTTATGATGCGTACAACGAAGAAGCCCGTAAACTTTTCTGGGAACAAATCGATGAACATTTATATGAAAAAGGAATTGATGCATGGTGGCTCGATGCAACAGAACCCGATATTTTGTCGAACGCCAGCATAGAATACCGCAAACAGCTAATGAATCCAACGGCGCTCGGCCCATCAACAAAGTACTTTAATGCTTTTGCGTTGATGAATGCCAAAGGAATTTACGAAGGCCAGCGTGAAAAAAATCCAAACGACCGGGTATTTATTTTAACCCGTTCAGGATTTGCCGGCATGCAACGTTACGGAACGACCACCTGGAGTGGAGATATAGGAACTTGTTGGGAAGATTTTAAAGCACAAATCCCGGCAGGTATTAACTTTTCGATGTCGGGGCTTCCCTACTGGACTATGGATATTGGAGGCTTTAGTGTTCAGAAAAAATTTGAACAAGCTACAGAAGGTTCAAAGGAAATGGATGAATGGCGGGAATTAAACACGCGCTGGTACCAGTTTGGCGCTTTTGTTCCTTTATTCAGGGTACACGGACAGTTTCCGTACCGCGAAATTTGGAACCTGGCACCTGAAAGTCACCCGGCTTACAAATCAATGCTGTATTACAACAAGTTGCGCTACCGGCTTATGCCTTACATTTACAGTTTAACAGGTGCTGTTTATCACAACGACTACACTATTATGCGCGGTTTAGCCATGGACTTTCCGTTTGACAAAAGAGTACAAAACATAGGCGATGAGTACATGTTCGGCCCTTCACTTTTGGTTTGCCCGGTATACGAATACAAGGCAAGAAAACGGGATGTATATTTTCCAAATAACGGCGGTTGGTTTAATTTGTATACCGGCGAATATTATGCAGGAGGACAGAAAGTAAACACAGAAGCCCCTTACGAAAGGATGCCCCTGTTTGTGCGCGAGGGTTCAATTATTCCGGTTGGCCCGGAAATTGAATATACAAGTCAGAAAAAAGATGCACCGATTGACATATACGTCTATGCAGGACAAGATGCCTCATTTAATTTATACGAAGATGAAGGAACCAATTACGACTACGAAAAAGGCGAATTCAGCACAATCAGTTTTAATTATTCTGAAAAGGAAAAAGTCCTGACCATTCTTTCACGCGAAGGTAAATTTGACGGTATGATTCCCACGCGAGTCTTCAGAATAAAAGTAATTACCCGTAACAAGCCACTTCCTTTCCTCTCCGAAGACGGAGTAGCTAAAACAGTGACATATGAAGGGAAAGAGATAAAAATACAACTATTGTAA
- a CDS encoding cellulase family glycosylhydrolase, protein MKKNLTIIVLLLLFFVFGCDKKKDEIIPPEKFVAELSVAPLTFDFTKEGGTKTFSIASNTTWNINSSSTWCRPSIQTTKGNASVTITADANELEEERNTAFTITALNVDDITISISQEAGEPEIHLPEYIEPDNTGMESDAKTIASEIHLGWNLGNTLEAIGGETVWGNPQASAELILAVKAAGFNAVRIPCSWDQYLEDQTTYKIQESWLTRVKEVVDYCIENDMFAILNIHWDGGWMENNCIPEKQNEVNQKLETIWKQIAIYFRDYDEHLLFAGANEPNAENQAQVDVLAAYMQTFVDIVRATGGKNAYRNLVVQAPFTDIDRADTYMTVPSDNTDNRLLAEVHYYTPWQFCGLTEDASWGDVYYFWGAPYHLEGAEGRYPDWNCEEDYLVAQFQKMKTKFVDNGIPVILGEFGAIHRTFPDNQLWQEKHDESLAYFYKNVVEKAKNNGLVPFFWDNGGGIFNRETNLISDQQSYTGLMEGASAGIYPF, encoded by the coding sequence ATGAAAAAAAATTTAACAATCATCGTTCTCCTTCTTTTGTTCTTTGTGTTTGGGTGTGACAAAAAAAAGGACGAAATTATTCCTCCTGAAAAATTTGTTGCTGAGCTTTCTGTTGCTCCGCTTACGTTTGATTTTACAAAAGAAGGCGGCACAAAAACCTTTTCAATAGCATCAAATACGACCTGGAATATTAATTCTTCTTCAACGTGGTGCCGCCCCTCTATTCAAACCACTAAAGGAAATGCATCAGTTACCATTACTGCCGATGCGAACGAACTGGAAGAGGAAAGAAATACCGCTTTTACAATAACTGCTTTAAACGTTGACGATATCACAATTTCAATTTCACAGGAGGCCGGTGAGCCGGAAATACACCTGCCTGAATATATTGAACCTGATAATACGGGGATGGAAAGTGATGCAAAAACCATTGCATCTGAAATCCATCTGGGCTGGAACTTAGGAAATACGCTCGAAGCGATTGGAGGGGAAACAGTCTGGGGAAATCCACAGGCAAGCGCCGAATTAATTTTAGCTGTAAAAGCAGCCGGTTTTAATGCCGTCCGCATCCCGTGTTCGTGGGATCAATACCTGGAAGATCAAACAACATATAAAATACAGGAATCCTGGCTTACACGTGTGAAAGAAGTAGTGGACTACTGTATTGAAAACGATATGTTCGCCATTTTAAATATTCACTGGGATGGTGGCTGGATGGAAAATAACTGCATACCTGAAAAACAAAATGAGGTAAACCAAAAGCTGGAAACAATCTGGAAACAAATTGCCATCTATTTTCGGGATTATGACGAACATTTGCTTTTTGCCGGAGCTAATGAACCGAATGCAGAAAATCAGGCGCAAGTAGATGTACTTGCTGCATATATGCAAACCTTTGTTGATATAGTCCGCGCTACAGGTGGAAAAAATGCCTACCGCAATCTTGTTGTTCAGGCTCCCTTTACTGACATTGACAGAGCCGACACATATATGACAGTTCCATCGGATAATACAGACAACAGACTACTCGCAGAAGTACATTATTATACTCCCTGGCAGTTTTGCGGGCTAACCGAAGATGCCAGCTGGGGCGACGTTTACTATTTCTGGGGAGCCCCTTACCACCTTGAAGGTGCTGAAGGCCGTTATCCCGACTGGAATTGTGAAGAAGACTATTTAGTGGCGCAGTTCCAAAAGATGAAAACTAAATTCGTAGATAACGGAATACCAGTCATTTTGGGAGAGTTTGGAGCAATACACCGCACATTCCCCGACAACCAGCTTTGGCAGGAAAAACACGATGAGTCACTGGCCTATTTTTATAAAAATGTAGTGGAAAAAGCAAAAAATAATGGATTGGTTCCTTTTTTCTGGGACAACGGCGGCGGTATTTTCAACAGAGAAACAAATCTAATAAGTGATCAACAATCATACACCGGCTTGATGGAGGGGGCCAGTGCCGGAATCTACCCGTTTTGA
- a CDS encoding RagB/SusD family nutrient uptake outer membrane protein → MKKIKLFILALGIIALSSCSESFLDSEPLTSLTTGNFYETTEDAELAIVGCYDGLQILYSSGIAFPIISEVLSDNCYGATGNTDGYGYQVIDEFDISKSPGDVDLLNENWKVYYRAIYRCNLLLQNMDQIDWQGDTDGRNSIEAQARFIRAYTYFDMVRLWENVPLLTEPSSENIPQSSPAETYKVITEDLLFAAQNGTETVEPGRVNKWAAKALLARVYLFYTGYYGTSDLVGLVSQSDVLQGLEDIISTGNYSLIEEFKNLWPAASTYINEAGTALETTYAGKDNQETVFAIKYNITSDYDGNTDGNHWLVMFGLRSQAFSPYGRGWGACTVLPKLYNAYEDTDLRKEASVIAIEEEGLDFDNSDQREYTGYSVKKYTPLSNPDGKDLAEANGSGSFMIGQFQDYVVLRYADVLLMAAELGSTNAQQYFDTVRSRAGLENKSVSKDNIIKERRFEFAFEGIRYWDLLRHGVETAANTIAISDVVYNGGVESTKTINKDKIIATGGFQMIPQTQVSLSDGVLIQNNGWN, encoded by the coding sequence ATGAAAAAGATTAAATTATTTATACTCGCACTCGGTATTATTGCACTGAGCTCATGTTCTGAAAGTTTCCTCGACAGCGAACCCTTAACATCATTAACTACAGGAAACTTTTACGAAACAACAGAAGACGCTGAACTTGCAATCGTAGGTTGCTACGATGGTTTGCAGATTTTATACTCCAGTGGTATTGCATTCCCGATTATTTCAGAAGTACTGTCGGACAACTGCTACGGTGCCACTGGTAATACTGATGGCTACGGATATCAGGTCATCGATGAATTTGATATTTCAAAATCGCCTGGTGATGTAGATTTACTAAACGAAAATTGGAAAGTATATTACAGAGCCATTTACCGTTGTAACTTGCTTCTTCAGAACATGGACCAAATTGATTGGCAAGGAGACACGGACGGCAGAAACTCGATTGAAGCCCAGGCTCGTTTTATTCGTGCTTACACTTATTTCGACATGGTTCGGTTATGGGAAAATGTTCCGCTATTGACAGAACCTTCAAGTGAAAACATTCCGCAATCTTCACCAGCTGAAACATATAAAGTAATTACTGAAGACCTACTTTTTGCCGCACAAAATGGGACAGAGACCGTAGAACCGGGCAGGGTTAACAAATGGGCTGCAAAAGCCTTACTTGCACGCGTTTACCTGTTTTACACCGGATACTATGGTACTTCCGATTTGGTTGGTCTGGTTTCTCAATCTGATGTTTTACAGGGATTGGAAGACATTATTTCTACCGGAAACTACAGTTTAATTGAAGAATTCAAAAACCTTTGGCCTGCAGCCTCAACCTATATTAACGAAGCCGGCACCGCGCTGGAGACTACATATGCAGGAAAAGACAATCAGGAAACTGTTTTCGCCATCAAATATAACATCACGTCTGATTATGACGGCAATACAGATGGCAACCACTGGTTAGTGATGTTTGGCTTACGTTCTCAGGCGTTCTCACCTTACGGGAGAGGCTGGGGGGCCTGTACTGTCTTACCAAAACTTTATAACGCCTACGAAGATACTGATTTACGTAAAGAAGCTTCGGTAATTGCAATCGAAGAAGAGGGGCTGGATTTTGACAATTCCGACCAGCGCGAATATACAGGGTATTCCGTAAAAAAATATACACCGCTGTCCAATCCCGATGGCAAAGACCTTGCTGAAGCCAACGGATCAGGTAGTTTTATGATCGGACAATTTCAGGATTATGTTGTTCTCCGTTATGCCGATGTACTTTTAATGGCCGCAGAACTTGGCAGTACAAATGCCCAGCAATATTTTGACACTGTTCGTTCAAGGGCCGGACTGGAAAATAAATCCGTTTCAAAAGATAACATTATTAAAGAACGCCGTTTTGAATTTGCTTTTGAAGGAATACGATACTGGGATTTACTTCGTCATGGTGTTGAAACTGCTGCAAATACAATTGCAATTTCGGATGTCGTTTACAATGGAGGAGTTGAATCGACAAAAACCATCAATAAAGATAAAATTATTGCTACCGGCGGATTCCAGATGATTCCGCAAACGCAGGTGAGTTTATCCGATGGTGTTTTAATTCAAAATAATGGCTGGAATTAA
- a CDS encoding SusC/RagA family TonB-linked outer membrane protein encodes MKKNCSDRSFSINSSAKSSNIRIKGILLILTVFLTQIVIAQPTKEVSGVVTEAATGSPIPGVSVIVKGTTRGSATDLDGKFTLDVMEDDILVISFIGFKSQEIPVAGKTTIDVPLEQEVELFDEVVVVGYGVQKKKLVTGATIQVDGDKLRKRNTTSALQALQGQTPGVQISSTSGQPGEGLKVVVRGLGTIGNSGPLYVVDGVQTGDISYLNNADIESIDVLKDAASAAIYGSQAANGVVLITTKSGAKGKAQISFDAYYGYQNAARKVDLLNSREYAVIMNETAINSGKLPYFSASEVAAMGEGTDWMDEMLYDNAVTQNYNLGINGGNDASTYSMSLSYTGQEGIVGGPSVSNYDRYNFRINTEHKLYDGFLKIGQHLTFGHTEKKGISVGDQYNNTLRSAFNTSPFLPMYDDEGNYLNNTAGAGVMHNGEEWVPWAPGENNPYASMVLNNQSKNNNQKIFGDIYLEINPITNLTYKTTFGVDFYTSEGRSYKPAYELSIYAFRLHDEASQNLSKGLALTWDNILTYNYKLNDHSLTAMAGTSAYRNRGSSVYVTNSDLILSDLEHAYIDNTTNTDLTLLSYGGSPFDESMLLSYFGRLSYNFQEKYLLNATFRRDGSSRFDKEHRWGNFPSVSAGWVVTNESFMGTTQNWMDFLKIRASWGQVGNQNISAWQYLAPIIVGEGYRDGDNNVVNGSNYYFGSADFDASGNSTGAYPSRLANENLVWETSEQTNIGFDARFIDTKLGINFDWYNKRTKDWLLEAPILATAGAEAPFINGGNVKNSGIELALNWNDNIGKFNYFISGNISKNKNEVTEVPTDDGIVHGLTNMLYDNALEFYHRAETGYPIGYFWGWKTDGIFQNEAEVNAYTGADGELIQPSARPGDLRYIDIDNNGVINEDDKTMIGDPNPDYTFGFTFGFDYKGLDFSLSANGVAGNQLVQSYRNQANAFANYTTEILDRWHGEGTSTTIPRVTETNVNYLFSDIFIKDGDFLRISNITLGYDFSKLIRYNYLSQFRLYASVQNAFTFTKYNGMDPEIGYGVENGSSGVDLGYYPRPRTILLGVNIKF; translated from the coding sequence ATGAAAAAAAATTGCAGTGACAGGAGTTTCTCCATAAACTCCTCTGCAAAATCATCAAATATACGAATCAAAGGTATATTGTTGATTTTGACAGTATTTCTCACACAAATCGTAATTGCCCAGCCAACAAAAGAGGTTTCCGGAGTGGTTACCGAAGCGGCTACAGGTTCTCCCATTCCGGGAGTATCAGTAATTGTAAAGGGGACAACACGGGGGTCTGCTACCGATTTGGACGGCAAATTCACCCTTGATGTAATGGAAGACGACATCCTGGTCATTTCGTTTATCGGCTTTAAATCTCAGGAAATTCCGGTTGCGGGAAAAACAACAATCGATGTACCGCTGGAACAGGAGGTAGAACTTTTTGATGAAGTTGTTGTAGTTGGTTATGGTGTTCAAAAGAAAAAACTAGTTACCGGCGCAACCATTCAGGTTGATGGCGACAAACTCCGGAAAAGAAATACAACCAGTGCCTTACAAGCTTTGCAGGGGCAAACCCCGGGCGTACAAATTTCTTCAACATCAGGTCAGCCCGGCGAAGGCTTAAAGGTTGTTGTTCGCGGTTTGGGAACCATCGGTAATTCGGGGCCGCTTTATGTGGTTGACGGGGTGCAAACCGGCGACATCTCATACCTGAACAATGCAGATATTGAGAGCATTGATGTTTTAAAAGATGCTGCATCGGCAGCTATTTATGGTTCGCAGGCAGCAAATGGCGTTGTTCTGATTACTACAAAATCCGGGGCAAAAGGAAAAGCACAAATTTCGTTTGATGCCTACTACGGATACCAAAACGCAGCCAGAAAAGTTGATTTGCTAAACAGCAGGGAATATGCTGTGATTATGAACGAAACCGCTATAAACTCAGGGAAACTGCCTTATTTCTCTGCGTCAGAAGTTGCAGCCATGGGAGAAGGAACCGATTGGATGGATGAGATGTTATATGACAATGCTGTTACCCAAAACTATAATTTAGGAATTAACGGTGGAAATGATGCCTCCACCTACTCTATGTCTCTTTCCTACACAGGACAGGAAGGAATTGTCGGCGGACCTTCCGTTTCAAATTATGACCGTTACAACTTCAGAATAAATACAGAACATAAACTTTACGATGGTTTTTTAAAAATAGGTCAGCATTTAACCTTTGGCCATACTGAAAAAAAAGGCATTAGTGTAGGAGATCAGTACAATAATACACTACGCAGTGCTTTTAATACTAGTCCGTTTCTGCCGATGTATGACGATGAAGGCAATTACCTGAACAATACTGCAGGAGCCGGAGTTATGCACAACGGAGAAGAATGGGTACCATGGGCTCCGGGTGAAAATAACCCTTATGCGTCGATGGTGTTAAATAACCAAAGTAAAAACAACAATCAAAAAATATTTGGTGACATTTACCTGGAAATTAACCCAATTACAAATTTAACCTACAAAACAACATTTGGGGTTGATTTTTACACAAGTGAAGGACGCTCGTACAAGCCGGCATATGAATTATCCATTTACGCTTTTCGCCTGCATGATGAAGCAAGCCAGAATTTGAGTAAAGGGCTGGCGTTAACCTGGGATAATATTTTAACATACAATTATAAGCTAAACGACCACTCCCTTACTGCAATGGCCGGAACTTCGGCCTACCGCAACAGAGGCTCATCGGTGTATGTTACGAATTCCGACCTTATACTTTCCGATTTGGAACATGCGTATATTGATAATACAACAAATACCGATCTTACCTTACTTTCATATGGCGGTTCACCTTTTGATGAATCAATGTTACTCTCCTATTTTGGAAGATTAAGCTATAACTTTCAGGAAAAATATTTATTAAATGCCACTTTCCGGCGTGATGGATCATCAAGATTTGACAAAGAACACCGCTGGGGAAATTTCCCTTCGGTATCTGCGGGGTGGGTCGTTACAAATGAATCATTCATGGGGACTACTCAAAACTGGATGGACTTCCTGAAAATCAGGGCAAGCTGGGGACAGGTAGGAAACCAAAACATCAGTGCATGGCAATATTTGGCTCCTATAATTGTAGGAGAAGGATACCGGGACGGTGATAACAATGTGGTTAACGGCAGCAACTATTATTTTGGCTCAGCAGACTTTGATGCTTCAGGAAACTCAACAGGAGCATATCCAAGCAGATTAGCCAACGAGAATCTGGTTTGGGAAACTTCAGAACAAACCAACATTGGTTTTGATGCCCGATTTATTGATACAAAGCTCGGAATTAATTTCGACTGGTATAACAAAAGGACAAAAGACTGGTTGCTCGAAGCTCCTATTTTAGCAACAGCCGGTGCCGAAGCCCCCTTTATTAACGGTGGCAACGTAAAAAATTCAGGCATCGAACTGGCATTAAACTGGAACGACAACATCGGTAAATTCAATTATTTTATTTCAGGTAATATCTCAAAAAACAAAAATGAAGTAACCGAAGTTCCTACAGATGACGGAATTGTGCACGGATTGACAAATATGCTTTATGACAATGCGCTCGAATTTTATCACCGTGCGGAAACGGGTTACCCGATTGGTTATTTCTGGGGCTGGAAAACCGATGGTATTTTTCAAAATGAAGCAGAGGTTAATGCATATACCGGAGCAGACGGAGAGTTAATTCAGCCGTCAGCCCGACCCGGAGATTTAAGATACATAGATATTGATAACAACGGAGTTATTAATGAAGATGACAAAACCATGATTGGAGATCCCAACCCTGATTACACTTTTGGATTTACTTTTGGATTTGACTATAAAGGGCTCGACTTTTCCCTTTCAGCCAACGGTGTAGCAGGAAATCAACTGGTGCAGTCGTACCGCAACCAGGCGAACGCATTTGCCAATTACACAACTGAAATTCTCGACAGGTGGCATGGAGAAGGAACCTCAACAACAATTCCAAGAGTTACCGAAACCAATGTTAACTATCTGTTCTCCGATATTTTTATTAAAGACGGAGATTTCCTGAGAATAAGCAACATCACACTTGGCTACGATTTCTCAAAACTGATAAGATACAATTACCTGAGCCAATTCAGATTGTATGCTTCGGTGCAAAACGCCTTCACTTTTACTAAATACAACGGGATGGATCCTGAAATTGGTTATGGTGTTGAAAATGGTTCTTCGGGAGTTGATTTAGGTTATTATCCTCGACCGAGAACAATTTTGCTTGGTGTTAATATTAAATTCTAA
- a CDS encoding ABC transporter permease translates to MNTELFIARKLFFDKSNKKYLSHKIIRIALFGIALGLAVMIISVAVVTGFKNEIRSKIVGFGSHIQIINFDSNNSYETKPISKNQAFVPEIKKIKGINRVDVYATKPGMIKTDEYLQGIVFKGVDKDYNWDFFRKNLIEGRIPALNDSARVNEIILSEQVLQLLHLKLNDDVFIYFLNEDENLPRILQLKVCGIYRTGLEEFDNVFILGDLKHIQRLNDWQNDQISGFEITVDNFFSTEEIEQRVRNQVISYSEENSTILRTLNITREYPQIFDWLSVIDMNVWVILILLSVVAGFNMISGLLVLILERINMIGILKALGSPNWSVRKVFLYLSFFLTGSGMLWGNIIAIAIIIIQKVFHVVKLDPAMYYVDVAPVNFSILHILILNLASITITIVMLIIPSFLISKISPEKAIRFD, encoded by the coding sequence ATGAACACCGAACTATTTATCGCTCGCAAATTATTTTTCGACAAAAGCAATAAAAAATATTTGTCGCACAAAATAATACGGATTGCCTTATTTGGCATTGCACTCGGGCTGGCGGTAATGATAATTTCGGTGGCGGTGGTTACCGGGTTCAAAAACGAAATCAGAAGTAAAATAGTTGGTTTTGGTTCGCATATTCAAATCATTAATTTCGATTCCAACAATTCATATGAAACAAAACCAATTTCAAAAAACCAGGCTTTTGTCCCCGAAATAAAAAAAATAAAAGGAATCAACCGTGTAGATGTTTATGCTACAAAACCCGGAATGATAAAAACCGACGAATATTTGCAGGGTATTGTTTTTAAGGGTGTTGACAAAGATTACAACTGGGACTTTTTCAGAAAAAACCTGATTGAAGGCCGCATTCCTGCCTTGAACGATTCGGCGAGGGTAAATGAAATTATTTTGTCGGAGCAGGTTTTACAGCTGCTGCACTTAAAGTTAAACGACGATGTATTTATTTATTTTTTAAACGAAGATGAAAACCTCCCCAGAATCTTACAACTTAAGGTTTGCGGGATTTATCGCACTGGTCTGGAAGAATTTGACAATGTTTTTATTCTTGGCGATTTAAAACACATTCAACGTTTAAATGACTGGCAGAACGACCAGATAAGTGGCTTTGAAATTACAGTTGACAATTTTTTCAGTACCGAAGAAATTGAACAGCGGGTAAGAAACCAGGTAATCAGCTACAGCGAAGAAAATTCAACGATTTTGCGCACACTCAACATTACGCGCGAATATCCGCAAATATTTGATTGGCTTTCGGTTATTGATATGAATGTATGGGTGATTCTAATTCTGTTGAGCGTAGTTGCCGGTTTTAATATGATATCAGGGTTACTGGTTTTAATCCTCGAGCGAATAAATATGATTGGCATTTTGAAAGCACTCGGAAGCCCGAACTGGTCGGTCCGAAAGGTTTTTTTATACCTCTCTTTCTTTCTAACCGGCAGTGGCATGCTTTGGGGAAATATAATCGCGATTGCAATTATTATCATTCAAAAAGTTTTTCATGTGGTAAAACTGGATCCTGCAATGTATTATGTTGATGTAGCGCCAGTTAATTTCTCCATTCTCCATATTCTTATTTTAAACCTGGCAAGTATCACCATTACGATAGTAATGCTCATAATACCGAGTTTCCTTATCAGCAAAATTTCACCTGAGAAAGCAATCCGATTTGATTAA